A stretch of DNA from Solea solea chromosome 20, fSolSol10.1, whole genome shotgun sequence:
CTTTTTTCTAAATTGTTCTACAATTCTTCTCGCTAAACAATCACTCCGCAcatccaagatggctgccaggAACACCTCCTCCTCCGATGCCCAGTCGGCCGGGAGTCCCGCCTTCCTCGACTCTGATTGGTACGCTGAAGCTGCTCGCGCACTCCTATTGGTCAACATCTGCCATCCGTACAGAAAGCCTGCTTTGACGACTTCCGGCACAATTCGCGCTGTGATTGGCCGCAGGGCGTTGTGGGAAATGGCGTTCAGTCGCGTGTCACAGCTCGTCATAGGGTTGGAAGTGTTTTATTGATTCTgaaagtttttggttttttttggactgattgcTCGATTTATTGATTGAAATCAGAGTATAACAAAGCACGTATGCGAaatcaaaatgtacattttaacaaaataaaagaaaaaatatttttacgATGGAAATTCATAGTAAATAAGTTAATTACtggctgaaaataaaacaaataacatatatttatgcttatatcatttattttgtattatttcataCTTTTGGTATTCATTTGAAATCGAATTAAATTTTAATAGTAAGAGTTTAATAGTTCTTTTTTAActactttaatttaaaatactttaattgtttgtctctatgtacGGGCCTGTAACTCTGATTGGCACAGGAATaatttaaaattgtattatttaaatcatgtatgaaatgttatataatatatttagaATCTAAATTCCCTACGTGAGACATCTGaaggatcaataaagtctagtTTAAGTCTATAATTATTAATGATTGTTAAttaatcataaccagttaagccctaaacttaaacCACCTTaaattatagttatagttaatATATAGTTATAATAATGACTATGCTcccaaacaaacttttttttttctgcctcttgaaattgttcatgtttttgtccactGGAGGGCGCTGCAAGCTGCTGCTACACAATGTTctcctttcatttctttttcaactAATAGTCATGAATAACTTAAACTGTGtgtgatgaatacatgaatgtagAACAGTAACAAACAGTAATATTGTGAATTAAAcacttgaaatgtttgtttattcaaCATCATTCCTTATATGTACACACGCACATATGGAAACACtgtaacaaaataaattataaataagaatTAAATGTACTTCCAACACaagccacaaacaaacaaaaaataatatatattgcTTATATAACAAATACagcaactcttttttttctccaatgaTACTTGATgacaaatgtcaatatttttaaataaacacaaaatagttGGTcataaattaaagaaacacaaaattaaCTCGTCTGATTTCATCCAACGTTCAAACAGACAAGAACGTTTTCAGCATGAATTAAAGTCAACGTGATGCAGATTCTCTCAgtgaatcaaacaaaaacatcctgcTGCacgataaataaatgaatacataacaATAAGTGGCAGAGTGCGTCAGTGAGGAGCCTCTGCTCAGTTTCTGAAGCGGTATGAAATGGGCAGCAGCTTGTGATTCTTCTTCATGGTCTGGACTTTGCCGTGCGTCGGCTCGTCCATGGTCTTGTAGCAGCGGCGAGCGTAATCCAGCAGCTTCTCCTTCGACGACTCGAACTCTCCCACCTCTGCCATCTGcaccacacatttacacactctgacctctttgtttttaatcattacagCAAGTTTCTGTCaatcttcagcttcttaaacgtgaatattttctgtctttttgctccatataaacacGTTTCAtaatatatgattattattattattataataataataatgatcatgatttccaggtttgatcaaaatgtttctacattttatgacattttatggaccaaacatctGTCGTCAACAGAAATGTATAAAGGCAAATACGAGCTAATGAAATAATGAGGAAAGTTGTtggtggaaaaataaaagtttgctTTGATATTTTGAAGCTTGAAAAGAATCAAAACCACTTTCTTTCAtatttcagcttcataaatgtgaatattttttactttgtgaCCATTTTCAGCTACAACTACTGTCTGTAGTTTAGTCAGGGTCCtaaaattaaaactttaaaatgctGCTTTACTTAAATTTACATAATTCtactttatattctttttttatttctggtcATTCTCACATTTCTTACACacgtttgatgtttttgttcatttatataagttgtatttgtgtttttcttccactttcaaagcaaatacagtttattatgaatataaaatatgaaatctGATCTTTTTACTTCTTAAATCAAATTCTCTCAACATTTTTAGGTATTgaacgtgtgaacgtgtgaacgtcAGCTCAGACCTTGTCCGGAGCGACCAGCAGCAGCTCGGCGATGGGCGAGGTGGAGGCCATGGTGTTCCGGTCGACGCCGTGGATCTGGAACGCCCGGGACATGCTCCTCACGCGCTGGTACGTGGACAGAATCTTCTTGTAACGGATCAGAACACCGTCTGGATCTTTCACTGCGcggcgaggaagaggaggaagaagagagaaaacagagagtgaAGACGTGATCGTGAAAGAACATAATTCACCGTCTGTGAGTCaaacctctctgtctctccctcccgtGCGTGATCCTGAAGatcctcctcatcttcatcctggGCTCAGCGTTGCCTCGTCCTcggttcttcttcttcgtcccCTTCTCtgcgtcctcgtcctcgtcatcgtcgtcttcctcctcttcctccaggtACTCGTCCTCAGTGTAGTATTTTTCTTCCTCCACGTGGAACTCCTGCTTGACTGAGAGGATGAGGGCGAACATGTTAAAGTGacacgtgtgtgcgtgagacGTGAAGGACACGCGTGTGCGTGAGACGTGAAGGACACGCGTGTGCGTGAGACGTGAAGGACACGCGCGACGTCCTCATCCTCACCTGGGACGGCGGTGGCGCGGCGGCTCCGAGCGCCGGGCGCCTGCAGGCGTTTGAGGGTCATTCCTGAGCGGGTGGTCATGGGTGAGGGAGGCGGGGGAGAGCAGGAGGGCTGGACCTTCATGCTGCGCTGAGCATCTGCACACCACTCTGATCACAGCAGAGATTATTCACAGGTTTATTTTcggattttaaaataaagtcaaacgGAGGAAGACAAGATGCTTCATGATCCTGTTAATGTTGAAAACTGGACCATAACATGAGATTATATGAGATTAggataaaataagaaaagatgAGATAACAAGATTAGATGAGATAAAATGAAATTAGATGAGATAACATGAGATTAGATGAGATGAAATGAGATGAAATGACACCAGATTGGATGAAATGAGATACGATAACATAGGATGAGGTGAGATAAGGTTAGAAGTGAAATAAGAAGATATAAACTGAGATTAGAGGAGAGAAGAACAGATGATATTAGGATACAATAAGAAAAGATGAGGTAACATGAGATTAGACGAGGTTAGTAAGAATTGATGACAAAAATTTGAAATACCTAGaatacctcagtgacacaaagtgaccacacgaggcagctgTGAGTGGAttaacagctcctgtgtccctgtgcgCTAAAATCacttggtgtgggagagagtgtgtgtgtgtgtgtgtgtgtgtgtgtgtgtgtgtgtgtgtgtgtgtgtgtgtgtgtgtgtgtgtgtgtgtgtgtgtgtgtgacgtgtctCTCACCCTCCGGGCTCCTCATGCTGACGATGAAGCGGTCGAGCTGACAGCGCAGGAAGTTgcgctcctcctccagctcctcgaTGCGTTTCTGCAGCCAGGCGTTCTTCTCCAGAGCCACGTACAGGTGAGCGCGCAGGTTTGACACCAGGATGAAGGGGCTGTAGTGAGGGTGAGCAGGCTCCTGCCCCACAGgctctgcaggaggaggaggaggaggaggaggaggaagaggaggaggaggagtcaatAAGACCGTGTAAAACATTGTATTCTGCACGTATTCAAaaaacactctcccacaccaaactccatagagaaaatcagtgatattagccacagggacacaggagctgctggtctactgctgcctcgtgtggtcactttgtgtcactgaggttaatctgaatgaaggatttcacaAACCGAACTcactaaataagacattagaacatagtgatgaaggcagcagtggattaacaactcctgtgtgtgtgagatgttaaaatcactgattttctctatggggtttggtttgggagagtgagtggtttacaaacgtcaggttcctgttggaaaagCCTGTAACAGTGAGATTATGTTGCAAACATAGACATAATCTGGATTAAATATCTGTTGTGGTTGTAGCAGCCATGTGTTGAGTGACAGTGAGTCTCTGTGTCAGTTCCTTATACAGCcacactttaactttaacagttGTGTCTAATACAAGATGTAAACAGTATAATAAAGGTCCAGTATATGACATTAAAGACGGATTATTGGTGGAAAGACATATTCTGCACATGTGTTGtaaaacagctttaaaataaaagtggtttTATAGTTTTCATAATCTCagatatgtatattttatatgtattaGTATGAACAAGGGCCGTGCTTTATGGTGGCggcagccatcttgtgctgTCGCGTTCCTCCCTGAccaagaagaagtagaagaagaagaagaagaagaagaagaagaagaagaagaagaagaagaagaagaagcagaagcagaagcagaagttTCCAATGCAAACATCCTCTCAGGAACGTGAAGATGGCTGTGTTTCCATGACCCACTGAGggatttgttacaatctgcagtgtcaccagtagatgtcactcactctcacacactgaacAGTGAGACCTGAGCTATATTCTGACACATGATAAACAACGTACCATCCATCATCTGCTGGCCCTGGTTCAGGTGATGATAAGACGGTGGTCTCTCCAAACGCTCCTCCAGAGGGAAGGAGACTTCGTAGGCGTCCAGATACaaaccacctcctcctcctcctcctcctcctccttctccacctgctgctcctgcagagGAGGACGAAGACAACTGAGGCATGTAGTGAcctgacaaacaacaacagaacagctTAAAAACGGCATAACATTCCATCAAaacatccacttcctgtttcacagTAAGAGCACTCATTCAtggaggcttttattgtgaaataagtgtttttgtttttaatatcaaCTGTCTTGTGTTATATTGATATACAAGACAATTATATCACTATAATTGAATTATTGATCAGCTCTTAGTATAAATACAGGTGGTATATGTGTTTCTgataatgtataataaaaatatacagaaaataaatacatgtgaataaatgaagtggAAGAACACGTAAAAATCATTGAGTTTCCCTCAGAATCATTCAGTGAAGCctgttttcactgtttcacttttaatgaatgTGATTCTATTGAACAGCATCgatgattattatcattttatccACAGTTATGTCTTTAATTTATCATTTCTGACTCTAATCACTCAAAATGTGATTAACTCAATCTATCTGAGCTTATATCTCACTCTATTTGACCTCTTTTTATGAGATAATCTCTGTAAACTATACTTTTATTGTTTGATGAGTTATTATTGAGCACGTTTGAGTTTCTGCTTCGTATGAAATGACAAAGATTAAAAAGTCGAATTGATAAAAACAGAAAGCAGGAAAAAACCAGGTCATAAAATCAATGATAAACATGAATAATATTGATTAAACACGTGATTATAGTGTCACAGTGGTCGTTACCTGTCGTGTTCACTTCGTCTCTGTTATCCGGTGGATTCATGGCTCACAAACTCgttatgaatgaataaatgaatgagtgaatgattcCCGCCGCTCCGTGACACTGGTTAATACAGGTTAATACTGGTTAATACAGGTTAATACTGGGTTTTTTACTGGTTATAGTGGAGTAATACCGCGTGACAacgtccacacacacgcacacacacgcagagtggGGTCTGCTGCAGTTACCTGATTATAAGTGACGACAACAGGTGAagaacaagcagcagcagcgtggacAGGTTTGTTTGCTGCGCATGCGCACAACAGCCGCGACTCACCAACCTCCGCCattttctaccttttttttctcttttttaaactttattcacAGTGAACAGTGACGAAGACCGTTCCCGCCATTTAGAGAACAAAACAATGCACACATGACATATTACGTCATAATTATGACATATTACGTCATAATTGTGAGATATTATGTCATAATGATGAGATATTAAATCATAATTATAGATATTtagtcataactatgagatattaagtcataaCTGACATAATAAGCCATAATTATGACATACCAAGTCACACAAAGTCACAATTATTAGATAttaagtcacaattatgagatgctaagtcataattatgagatattaaGTCGCAATTGtgagatattaagtcataaCTGACATaataagtcaaaattatgacaTACCAAGTCACacaaagtcacaattatgagatattaagtcataattatgagatattaaGTCACAATTGtgagatattaagtcataattatgagatattaaGTCACAATGAAGAGTTAttaagtcacaattatgagatattaagtcacaattatgagatattaagtcacaattatgagttattaagtcataaaaatTAGATCCTATTTCAAAAGATCATGAGTTACTATCTCATAATCATAACTTactctcataattatgacatttttacttttcaagGGGCAGaaacatatttgaaaatgtttatgaTCTTTATAAAAGCAGGAGTAGCAaagggaagagaagaaaaaaaagtactaaaaatatacattttgaaaaatatccACCAtccagtccagtaggtggcagtagtACTGCATATATTCACCGTCATTAAATCCGAGAGGAATAACCGGAAGTGTGCCACCTGAAGGCGTGGCTCAGGTAAACGCGGAAGTGAAGAGAAGCGGCAGCTTCGTCCGTGAAAAAGTTCATAAAACGTTTAAAAAACACGACTTtgagtgaaaaacagagaaaacaggtgAGTGGATATGAAAGAGTACGAGTTTATGCTGAGTCGTGGTGGATTAATACGTTTATAGATTATCTGATGAAGATAGTTTGATCTGATCTGAGTTTTAATTCATGAGGAaactttcattgtttttaaacagtGGAATCAAAATGGTGGCTCtgtttatgtgtatgtgcagttattgttatttaaaaggTTCCTGCATCATTAGTTCAACactagtgttttaattattctATAGAATGTCTATGTCTATTAtacttctttttcttatgaaatcataaaacaatgttttatgtttaatggtttatttaa
This window harbors:
- the LOC131447593 gene encoding coiled-coil domain-containing protein 106-like, which translates into the protein MNPPDNRDEVNTTGHYMPQLSSSSSAGAAGGEGGGGGGGGGGLYLDAYEVSFPLEERLERPPSYHHLNQGQQMMDEPVGQEPAHPHYSPFILVSNLRAHLYVALEKNAWLQKRIEELEEERNFLRCQLDRFIVSMRSPEEWCADAQRSMKVQPSCSPPPPSPMTTRSGMTLKRLQAPGARSRRATAVPVKQEFHVEEEKYYTEDEYLEEEEEDDDDEDEDAEKGTKKKNRGRGNAEPRMKMRRIFRITHGRERQRVKDPDGVLIRYKKILSTYQRVRSMSRAFQIHGVDRNTMASTSPIAELLLVAPDKMAEVGEFESSKEKLLDYARRCYKTMDEPTHGKVQTMKKNHKLLPISYRFRN